One Lysobacter enzymogenes DNA segment encodes these proteins:
- a CDS encoding response regulator transcription factor → MSEARIYLVDDNDGFRESTAWLLETAGFEVQAYASGPAFLDAYGHERHGGGAQCLVSDIRMPLMSGLQLQEELRRRGIGLPLVFVTAHGDVPLAVEAMRKGAANFLEKPFGDEALIEAIRAAVAHARSHAGGGEAGDDRLARLSPRERQVMDLVVASKPNKIIADVLGISVKTVELHRSNMMNKLGVRSLPELMKVALGHG, encoded by the coding sequence ATGAGCGAAGCCCGCATCTACCTGGTCGACGACAACGACGGTTTCCGCGAGTCCACCGCCTGGCTGCTGGAGACGGCCGGGTTCGAGGTGCAGGCGTACGCGTCGGGGCCTGCGTTCCTGGACGCTTACGGCCACGAGCGCCACGGCGGCGGCGCGCAGTGCCTGGTCTCGGACATCCGCATGCCGCTGATGAGCGGGCTGCAGTTGCAGGAAGAGCTGCGCCGGCGCGGGATCGGCCTGCCGCTCGTGTTCGTCACCGCCCACGGCGACGTGCCGCTGGCGGTCGAGGCGATGCGCAAGGGCGCGGCCAACTTCCTCGAAAAACCCTTCGGCGACGAGGCGCTGATCGAGGCGATCCGCGCCGCCGTGGCCCACGCCCGCAGCCACGCCGGCGGCGGCGAGGCCGGCGACGACCGCCTGGCCCGGCTGAGCCCGCGCGAGCGCCAGGTCATGGACCTGGTGGTCGCGAGCAAGCCGAACAAGATCATCGCCGACGTGCTCGGCATCAGCGTCAAGACCGTGGAACTGCATCGATCGAACATGATGAACAAACTCGGGGTACGCTCGCTGCCCGAACTGATGAAGGTGGCGCTGGGCCATGGCTGA
- the sctS gene encoding type III secretion system export apparatus subunit SctS, producing the protein MGDMLELTKQALWLTLLLSGPPVLAAAVVGLVVAFIQAATQLQEQTFAYAIKFTVIVVTLFVTASMIGGTLYTFADRIFLDFPGMIRH; encoded by the coding sequence ATGGGCGACATGCTGGAACTGACCAAACAGGCCCTGTGGCTGACCCTGCTGCTGTCGGGTCCGCCGGTGCTGGCCGCGGCCGTGGTCGGCCTGGTGGTCGCCTTCATCCAGGCGGCGACGCAGTTGCAGGAGCAGACCTTCGCCTACGCGATCAAGTTCACCGTGATCGTGGTGACCCTGTTCGTCACCGCGTCGATGATCGGCGGCACCCTGTACACCTTCGCCGACCGCATCTTCCTCGATTTCCCCGGCATGATCCGGCACTGA
- the sctQ gene encoding type III secretion system cytoplasmic ring protein SctQ: protein MADTQADIGTPARAGEDLAARAQPLRGKVPALPLWQAQALCAFFGAPQRWPLREGGGWLEFFRAGPIDGETVTLEGDGARVRLQLDSGLALDADTGLHWSGYRGRSRVLAWSLAHESQLMKLSQALDVALIPVVDDGAASLRELQARGGEDDGLWLGFRILDGAGQARSRGHLRIPPGWVDRLLLRAEPFERARGDGDGEQYRDWSQLPVPVTLSWDGPSLRYAQWRQLRAGDVLVIGNYQRPPPVRALAPGLAWPLAPIADGWRIDGPPLTLSTHQETSAMSDPESAADAPEAATGPDVPIRLEFDLGRLECRYEDLAGFQPGYVFALPSRLEGANVVIRANGRDAGRGEIVAVGETLGVRLLSWS from the coding sequence ATGGCTGATACGCAAGCGGACATCGGTACGCCGGCGCGTGCCGGCGAAGACCTCGCCGCGCGCGCGCAGCCGTTGCGCGGCAAGGTGCCGGCGCTGCCGCTGTGGCAGGCACAGGCGTTGTGCGCGTTCTTCGGCGCGCCGCAGCGCTGGCCGCTGCGCGAAGGCGGCGGCTGGCTGGAGTTCTTCCGCGCCGGGCCGATCGACGGCGAAACGGTGACGCTGGAAGGCGACGGCGCGCGGGTGCGGCTGCAGCTCGACAGCGGCCTGGCGCTGGACGCCGATACCGGCCTGCATTGGAGCGGCTATCGCGGCCGCTCGCGCGTGCTGGCGTGGAGCCTGGCCCACGAATCGCAACTGATGAAGCTCAGCCAGGCGCTCGACGTGGCGCTGATTCCGGTGGTCGACGACGGCGCCGCGTCGCTGCGCGAGCTGCAGGCGCGCGGCGGCGAAGACGACGGGCTGTGGCTGGGCTTCCGCATCCTCGACGGCGCCGGCCAGGCGCGTTCGCGCGGCCACCTGCGCATTCCGCCGGGCTGGGTCGACCGGCTGCTGCTGCGCGCCGAACCGTTCGAGCGCGCGCGCGGCGACGGCGACGGCGAGCAGTACCGCGACTGGTCGCAGCTGCCGGTGCCGGTGACGCTGAGCTGGGACGGCCCGAGCCTGCGCTACGCGCAATGGCGCCAGCTGCGCGCCGGCGACGTGCTGGTGATCGGCAACTACCAACGTCCGCCGCCGGTGCGCGCGCTCGCGCCCGGGTTGGCCTGGCCGCTGGCGCCGATCGCCGACGGCTGGCGCATCGACGGCCCGCCCCTGACCCTTTCCACGCACCAGGAGACATCTGCGATGAGCGATCCCGAATCCGCCGCCGACGCGCCGGAGGCCGCGACCGGGCCGGACGTGCCGATCCGCCTGGAATTCGACCTGGGCCGGCTGGAATGCCGCTACGAAGACCTGGCCGGCTTCCAGCCCGGCTACGTGTTCGCCCTGCCCTCGCGGCTGGAAGGCGCCAACGTGGTGATCCGCGCCAACGGGCGCGATGCGGGCCGCGGCGAGATCGTCGCGGTCGGCGAAACCCTGGGCGTGCGCCTGCTCTCCTGGAGCTGA
- a CDS encoding LacI family DNA-binding transcriptional regulator, with the protein MKTVSRVLNQEPNVSEETRKRVEAAARKLQYRPNPSARSLAGQRSFLVALLYDNPSSNYLMEVQAGMLDACNSQHYNLMLAPVTYTDKKLVAHVDEIVQRSRADGLVLTPPLTDHPGLMKRLGQLAIPYANISPKLRGERIGVVLDEERAVRELMAHLVSLGHRRIAHIKGHPEHGASQWRLNGYRDGLAAAGIGFDPELVVEGDFHYDTGAICAQRLLLMDDPPTAIFAANDDMAAGTIRTASEMGLSIPGDVSVCGFDDTPISRQIYPPLTTVRQPTREMGRLATHELFKRIKAPDAGQLILAPYELQLRKSTGPVGKPRARKR; encoded by the coding sequence ATGAAGACCGTCTCGCGCGTGCTCAACCAGGAACCCAACGTCAGCGAGGAAACCCGCAAGCGCGTGGAAGCCGCTGCGCGCAAGCTGCAATACCGTCCGAACCCGTCGGCGCGCAGCCTGGCCGGGCAGCGTTCGTTCCTGGTCGCGCTGCTGTACGACAACCCGTCCAGCAACTACCTGATGGAAGTGCAGGCGGGCATGCTCGACGCCTGCAACAGCCAGCACTACAACCTGATGCTGGCGCCGGTGACCTACACCGACAAGAAGCTGGTGGCGCATGTGGACGAGATCGTGCAGCGCTCGCGCGCCGACGGCCTGGTGCTGACCCCGCCGCTGACCGACCACCCCGGGCTGATGAAGCGGCTCGGCCAGCTCGCCATTCCCTACGCCAACATCTCGCCCAAGCTGCGCGGCGAGCGCATCGGCGTGGTGCTCGACGAGGAACGCGCGGTGCGCGAGCTGATGGCGCACCTGGTCTCGCTCGGCCACCGCCGCATCGCCCACATCAAGGGCCACCCCGAGCACGGCGCCAGCCAGTGGCGCCTGAACGGCTACCGCGACGGCCTGGCCGCGGCCGGCATCGGGTTCGACCCGGAACTGGTCGTGGAAGGCGACTTCCACTACGACACCGGCGCGATCTGCGCCCAGCGCCTGTTGCTGATGGACGATCCGCCGACCGCGATCTTCGCCGCCAACGACGACATGGCCGCCGGCACCATCCGCACCGCCAGCGAAATGGGTTTGTCGATTCCCGGCGACGTGTCGGTGTGCGGCTTCGACGACACGCCGATCTCGCGCCAGATCTATCCGCCGCTGACCACGGTGCGCCAGCCGACCCGCGAGATGGGCCGCCTGGCCACCCACGAACTGTTCAAGCGGATCAAGGCGCCCGACGCCGGCCAGCTGATCCTGGCGCCGTACGAACTGCAGTTGCGCAAGTCCACCGGCCCGGTCGGCAAGCCGCGCGCGCGCAAGCGCTGA
- a CDS encoding glycoside hydrolase family 3 protein gives MNVPSRPRRGAAAVSIQTAAPRLRRLAWALLLALAPLAPALAQDAAAVHPAQWPALKPPIPRDAGLEARIQALLAKMSVEEKVGQIVQADINAATPEDVRKYHIGSVLAGGNSEPGGISEPGGNYAAPPQEWLDIADKFYAASMDASDGKVAIPIIFGIDAVHGHNNLIGATLFPHNVGLGATRNPELIRRIGEATAAEVRSTGMEWTFAPTLTVPRDDRWGRTYEGYSEDPRLVASYAAAAIEGLQGKLGSKQFLDGAHVIASAKHFLADGGTFEGRDQGDAKITEKELREVHGAGYPPALKAGAQTVMASFSSWNGAKMHGNHALLTDVLKDRMGFDGFVVGDWNAHGQLPGCANDDCAAAFNAGVDMLMAPDSWRGYYDNALKQVQAGQISMARLDDAVTRILRVKLRLGLFEAGAPSKRPLGGKFELLGSAEHRAIARQAVRESLVLLKNDSGVLPIAPKSRVLVLGDGADNVAKQAGGWTLNWQGTGLKPSDFPHAQSIWAGLREQIQAAGGSAELSKDGRYATKPDVAIFVFGEDPYAEFQGDLRIATFRGSRNPELDTLKRLKAEGVPVVSVFLSGRPLWTNREINASDAFVAAWLPGSEGGGVADVLLRKADGAIQHDFKGTLSYSWPRTAVQVANVGDKEYSPQFAFGYGLSYAKAGKVGALSEDPGTPDLDQRSMSFLGRGALPRGWLLRVQSQGKSSDAAKPPLASADGALAVTAVDYKAQEDAWRAQWKGEARLELVADAPVELVRETNGDVQLLITLKPESVGAGEAWLTAQCGTKCEAKLPFGEVLRGLPQGQWQRIGVPLKCVRAAGGDMGKLASPFGLQAPKGTVLVLHEVAYGTDADKVVDCKRQ, from the coding sequence ATGAACGTCCCGTCCCGCCCGCGCCGCGGCGCCGCCGCTGTCTCGATCCAAACCGCCGCGCCGCGGCTGCGGCGGCTGGCCTGGGCGCTGCTGCTGGCGCTGGCGCCGCTGGCGCCCGCGCTGGCGCAGGACGCCGCCGCCGTGCATCCGGCGCAGTGGCCGGCGCTGAAGCCGCCGATTCCGCGCGACGCCGGACTGGAAGCGCGCATCCAGGCGCTGCTGGCGAAGATGAGCGTGGAGGAGAAGGTCGGCCAGATCGTGCAGGCCGACATCAACGCCGCCACGCCCGAGGATGTGCGCAAATACCACATCGGCTCGGTCCTGGCCGGCGGCAATTCCGAGCCCGGCGGCATCTCCGAGCCGGGCGGCAACTACGCCGCGCCGCCGCAGGAATGGCTCGACATCGCCGACAAGTTCTACGCCGCCTCGATGGACGCCAGCGACGGCAAGGTCGCGATCCCGATCATCTTCGGCATCGACGCGGTGCACGGCCACAACAACCTGATCGGCGCGACCTTGTTCCCGCACAACGTCGGCCTGGGCGCCACCCGCAATCCCGAGCTGATCCGCCGCATCGGCGAGGCCACCGCCGCCGAAGTGCGCAGCACCGGCATGGAATGGACCTTCGCGCCGACCCTGACGGTGCCGCGCGACGACCGCTGGGGCCGCACCTACGAAGGCTATTCCGAGGATCCTCGGCTCGTCGCCAGCTACGCCGCGGCGGCGATCGAAGGCCTGCAGGGCAAGCTCGGCAGCAAGCAATTCCTCGACGGCGCGCACGTGATCGCCTCGGCCAAGCACTTCCTCGCCGACGGCGGCACCTTCGAGGGCCGCGACCAGGGCGATGCGAAGATCACCGAAAAAGAACTGCGCGAGGTCCACGGCGCCGGCTATCCGCCCGCGCTGAAGGCCGGCGCGCAGACGGTGATGGCCTCGTTCTCCAGCTGGAACGGCGCCAAGATGCACGGCAACCACGCGCTGCTGACCGATGTGCTGAAGGACCGCATGGGCTTCGACGGTTTCGTGGTCGGCGACTGGAACGCGCACGGCCAGCTGCCGGGCTGCGCCAACGACGACTGCGCGGCGGCGTTCAACGCCGGCGTCGACATGCTGATGGCGCCGGACAGTTGGCGCGGTTACTACGACAACGCGCTCAAGCAGGTCCAGGCCGGCCAGATCAGCATGGCCCGGCTCGACGACGCGGTGACCCGGATCCTGCGGGTGAAGCTGCGCCTGGGCCTGTTCGAGGCCGGCGCGCCGTCCAAGCGCCCGCTCGGCGGCAAGTTCGAACTGCTCGGCAGCGCCGAGCATCGCGCGATCGCGCGCCAGGCGGTGCGCGAATCGCTGGTGCTGCTCAAGAACGACAGCGGCGTGCTGCCGATCGCGCCCAAGTCGCGGGTGCTGGTGCTCGGCGACGGCGCCGACAACGTCGCCAAGCAGGCCGGCGGCTGGACCTTGAACTGGCAGGGCACCGGGCTCAAGCCGTCCGACTTCCCGCATGCGCAGTCGATCTGGGCCGGCCTGCGCGAGCAGATCCAGGCCGCCGGCGGCAGCGCCGAGCTGTCCAAGGACGGCCGTTACGCGACCAAGCCCGACGTGGCGATCTTCGTCTTCGGCGAAGACCCCTACGCCGAATTCCAGGGCGACCTGCGCATCGCCACCTTCCGCGGCAGCCGCAATCCCGAGCTCGACACGCTCAAGCGGCTCAAGGCCGAAGGCGTGCCGGTGGTGAGCGTGTTCCTGTCGGGGCGGCCGCTGTGGACCAATCGCGAGATCAACGCCTCCGACGCCTTCGTCGCCGCATGGCTGCCGGGCTCGGAAGGCGGCGGCGTCGCCGACGTGCTGTTGCGCAAGGCCGACGGCGCGATCCAGCACGACTTCAAGGGCACGCTGTCGTATTCGTGGCCGCGCACCGCGGTGCAGGTCGCCAACGTCGGCGACAAGGAGTACTCGCCGCAGTTCGCGTTCGGCTACGGGCTCAGCTACGCCAAGGCCGGCAAGGTCGGCGCGCTGTCGGAAGATCCGGGCACGCCGGACCTCGACCAGCGTTCGATGAGCTTCCTCGGCCGCGGCGCGCTGCCGCGCGGCTGGCTGCTGCGGGTGCAGTCGCAGGGCAAGTCCAGCGACGCGGCCAAGCCGCCGCTGGCCAGCGCCGATGGCGCGCTGGCGGTCACCGCGGTCGACTACAAGGCGCAGGAAGACGCCTGGCGCGCGCAGTGGAAGGGCGAGGCGCGGCTGGAACTGGTCGCGGACGCGCCGGTGGAACTGGTGCGCGAGACCAACGGCGACGTGCAGTTGCTGATCACGCTCAAGCCCGAATCGGTCGGCGCGGGCGAGGCCTGGCTGACCGCGCAGTGCGGGACCAAGTGCGAGGCGAAACTGCCGTTCGGCGAGGTCCTGCGCGGCCTGCCGCAAGGGCAGTGGCAGCGCATCGGCGTGCCGCTCAAGTGCGTGCGCGCGGCCGGCGGCGACATGGGCAAGCTGGCCTCGCCGTTCGGCCTGCAGGCGCCGAAGGGGACGGTGCTGGTGCTGCACGAAGTCGCCTACGGCACCGATGCGGACAAGGTGGTGGACTGCAAGCGGCAGTGA
- the sctU gene encoding type III secretion system export apparatus subunit SctU has protein sequence MAKDQGADKTEPPTQKKIRDARKEGNVAKSKELTSTVLVLGWVVCGWLMMDFMRLKLIRLFEASLKAINQPFGDALREVGGSAFETLLWLTLPLLAMAVFLGAVVEFLQVGPVLSLGKIKPSMDKMNPAEGVKKMFSMDNLVELVKSVIKSAALIGIGVFVIYKMLAQLMLLPYAPPEAMGSGIWHGLVRIVVWTIFVFFFVSAIDVWYQKFSYLKQLRMSRRDIQQEVKENEGDPHVKSRRRQLHQEWSQQNMLNAVRQSNVVVTNPTHIAIALQYEHGITDLPMVVAKGEGYMAEAIKAAAVEAGVPILQNIELARGLHERVALDEYIGNEFFEAVAEVLHWAEGVRRLRDGDDSAPELPPPLDDEPR, from the coding sequence ATGGCGAAGGACCAGGGCGCCGACAAGACCGAGCCGCCGACCCAGAAAAAGATCCGCGACGCGCGCAAGGAAGGCAACGTCGCCAAGAGCAAGGAGCTGACCAGCACCGTGCTGGTGTTGGGCTGGGTGGTGTGCGGCTGGCTGATGATGGACTTCATGCGGCTCAAGCTGATCCGCCTGTTCGAGGCCAGCCTCAAGGCGATCAACCAGCCCTTCGGCGACGCGCTGCGCGAGGTCGGCGGTTCCGCCTTCGAGACCCTGCTGTGGCTGACCCTGCCGTTGCTGGCCATGGCCGTGTTCCTGGGCGCGGTGGTCGAGTTCCTGCAGGTCGGCCCGGTCCTGTCGCTGGGCAAGATCAAGCCCAGCATGGACAAGATGAATCCGGCCGAGGGCGTCAAGAAGATGTTCTCGATGGACAACCTCGTCGAGCTGGTCAAGTCGGTGATCAAGAGCGCGGCGCTGATCGGCATCGGCGTGTTCGTGATCTACAAGATGCTGGCCCAGCTGATGCTGCTGCCGTACGCGCCGCCGGAGGCGATGGGCTCGGGCATCTGGCACGGGCTGGTGCGGATCGTGGTGTGGACGATCTTCGTGTTCTTCTTCGTCTCCGCCATCGACGTGTGGTACCAGAAGTTCTCCTACCTCAAGCAGTTGCGCATGAGCCGGCGCGACATCCAGCAGGAGGTCAAGGAGAACGAGGGCGATCCGCACGTGAAGAGCCGGCGCCGGCAGTTGCATCAGGAATGGTCGCAGCAGAACATGCTCAACGCCGTCCGCCAATCCAACGTCGTCGTGACCAATCCCACCCACATCGCCATCGCCCTGCAGTACGAGCACGGCATCACCGATCTGCCGATGGTGGTGGCCAAGGGCGAGGGCTACATGGCCGAGGCGATCAAGGCCGCCGCCGTCGAGGCTGGCGTGCCGATCCTGCAGAACATCGAACTGGCGCGCGGCCTGCACGAACGGGTGGCGCTGGACGAATACATCGGCAACGAGTTCTTCGAGGCCGTGGCCGAGGTCCTGCACTGGGCCGAAGGCGTGCGCCGGCTGCGCGACGGCGACGACAGCGCGCCGGAGCTGCCGCCGCCGCTCGACGACGAGCCGCGCTGA
- a CDS encoding copper chaperone PCu(A)C, which yields MRIPLRHSLLFAAALLCAPIAFAQMGAASASGAQVAIDAPWVRATVPRQPATGAFMRLTAARDLRLVGARSPAAEHVEVHEMAMQGQMMRMRQVASLDLPKGRAVALAPGGYHLMLIGLQRPLRAGEKVALTLLFEDADGKRSEQQVHAEVRPLATPAS from the coding sequence ATGCGCATCCCGCTTCGCCATTCGCTCCTGTTCGCCGCCGCGCTGCTGTGTGCGCCGATCGCTTTCGCGCAGATGGGCGCCGCGTCCGCGAGCGGCGCGCAAGTCGCCATCGATGCGCCATGGGTGCGCGCGACCGTGCCGCGGCAACCGGCCACCGGCGCCTTCATGCGCCTGACCGCCGCGCGCGACCTGCGCCTGGTCGGGGCGCGTTCGCCGGCGGCCGAACACGTCGAAGTGCACGAGATGGCGATGCAAGGGCAGATGATGCGCATGCGCCAGGTCGCTTCGCTGGACTTGCCCAAGGGCCGCGCGGTGGCGTTGGCGCCGGGCGGCTATCACCTGATGCTGATCGGATTGCAGCGGCCGCTGCGCGCCGGCGAAAAGGTCGCGCTGACGCTGCTGTTCGAAGACGCGGACGGCAAACGCAGCGAGCAGCAGGTGCACGCCGAGGTCCGCCCGCTCGCGACGCCCGCTTCGTGA
- a CDS encoding SCO family protein — protein sequence MRDHPALPSRRRLLAAAGAAALLSACGEQEPKLRLHGIDLSQRPGFGGDFRLSDPDGRERTLSDFYGRAVLLFFGFTLCPDVCPTALTRAVQIRKLLGADGQRLQVLFVTLDPERDTPQVLRAYTQAFDPSFIGLSGSEQRIAETAKAFRVVYAKVPTGSTYTIDHSALSYVYDARGRLRMALRHEQSAAECVDDIRQIL from the coding sequence ATGCGCGACCATCCCGCCCTGCCCTCGCGCCGCCGCTTGCTCGCCGCGGCCGGCGCCGCCGCGCTGCTCAGCGCCTGCGGCGAACAGGAGCCGAAACTGCGGCTGCACGGCATCGACTTGAGCCAGCGCCCCGGCTTCGGCGGCGATTTCCGCCTCAGCGATCCCGACGGCCGCGAACGCACCCTGTCGGACTTCTACGGCCGCGCAGTGCTGCTGTTCTTCGGCTTCACCCTGTGCCCGGACGTATGCCCGACCGCGCTGACCCGCGCGGTGCAGATCCGAAAACTGCTCGGCGCCGACGGCCAGCGGCTGCAGGTGTTGTTCGTGACCCTGGACCCCGAACGCGACACGCCGCAGGTGCTGCGGGCCTATACCCAGGCCTTCGATCCGAGCTTCATCGGCCTGAGCGGCAGCGAGCAGCGCATCGCCGAAACCGCCAAGGCCTTCCGCGTGGTCTACGCCAAGGTCCCGACCGGCTCGACCTACACCATCGACCACTCCGCGTTGAGTTACGTCTACGACGCCCGCGGCCGGCTGCGCATGGCCTTGCGCCATGAGCAAAGCGCGGCCGAGTGCGTCGACGACATCCGCCAGATCCTGTGA
- a CDS encoding response regulator transcription factor, with protein MNASTPPRAVLSGTPGSGLIVDDDETYAATLQRSLARRGIQARTAGSVRQALDLALQQAPSFALVDLKLGADSGLQLIRPLRELRADMRIVLVTGYASVATAVDAIKRGADDYLPKPASVGAILAAIGVDAPDAAAAPVQAPDTMMPLRRLEWEHIQQALNDTGGNISATARLLGMHRRSLQRKLGKRPGPERSVVGL; from the coding sequence ATGAACGCTTCCACGCCCCCCCGTGCCGTTCTGAGCGGCACGCCAGGCTCCGGCCTGATCGTCGACGACGACGAGACCTACGCCGCCACGCTGCAACGCAGCCTGGCCCGCCGCGGCATCCAGGCGCGCACCGCCGGCAGCGTGCGCCAGGCGCTGGACCTGGCCCTGCAGCAGGCGCCGTCCTTCGCCCTGGTCGACCTCAAGCTCGGCGCCGATTCGGGCCTGCAGCTGATCCGGCCGCTGCGCGAGTTGCGCGCGGACATGCGCATCGTCCTGGTCACCGGCTACGCCAGCGTCGCCACCGCGGTCGATGCGATCAAGCGCGGCGCCGACGACTACCTGCCCAAGCCGGCCAGCGTCGGCGCGATCCTCGCCGCGATCGGCGTCGACGCGCCCGATGCGGCGGCCGCGCCGGTGCAGGCGCCGGACACGATGATGCCGCTGCGGCGCCTGGAGTGGGAGCATATCCAGCAGGCGCTCAACGACACCGGCGGCAACATCTCGGCGACCGCGCGCCTGCTCGGCATGCACCGGCGCTCGCTGCAGCGCAAGCTCGGCAAGCGCCCGGGTCCCGAGCGCAGCGTGGTCGGCCTGTAG
- the sctT gene encoding type III secretion system export apparatus subunit SctT: MTLDIDSGGNLLLALGLVLPRVLGAFMMLPLITNENMPPLVRNSFMVSLAIIAIPVAMNGVPLNQLNALQFAPIVLKELFIGVSIGFVFGMVFWAISAAGNVIDTQVGMTLAQVFDPIQGHQASLHGNFLSQFATWLFMASGAFLVFLDLLMASYAMWPVVSFFPTLHAAGMELFVGQFSYLTTALLVLAAPAMVVLLLIDLSFGLVNRFAPQLNVFTITMPIKAWLATWIVLLMLGVYVEIVLERISGNRGLIEALNKAFGGA; the protein is encoded by the coding sequence ATGACCCTCGACATCGACAGCGGCGGCAACCTGCTGCTCGCGCTCGGGCTGGTGCTGCCGCGCGTGCTCGGCGCGTTCATGATGCTGCCGCTGATCACCAACGAGAACATGCCGCCGCTGGTGCGCAACAGCTTCATGGTCTCGCTGGCGATCATCGCGATCCCGGTGGCGATGAACGGAGTGCCGCTGAACCAGCTCAACGCGCTGCAGTTCGCGCCGATCGTGCTCAAGGAGCTGTTCATCGGCGTGTCGATCGGCTTCGTGTTCGGCATGGTGTTCTGGGCGATCAGCGCCGCCGGCAACGTCATCGACACCCAGGTCGGCATGACCCTGGCGCAGGTGTTCGACCCGATCCAGGGCCACCAGGCCTCGCTGCACGGCAACTTCCTGTCGCAGTTCGCGACCTGGCTGTTCATGGCCAGCGGCGCGTTCCTGGTGTTCCTCGACCTGCTGATGGCCAGCTACGCGATGTGGCCGGTGGTGTCGTTCTTCCCGACCCTGCACGCGGCCGGCATGGAGCTGTTCGTCGGCCAGTTCAGCTATCTCACCACCGCGCTGCTGGTGCTAGCGGCGCCGGCGATGGTGGTGCTGCTGCTGATCGACCTGTCGTTCGGCCTGGTCAACCGCTTCGCCCCGCAGCTCAACGTGTTCACCATCACCATGCCGATCAAGGCCTGGCTGGCGACCTGGATCGTGCTGCTGATGCTCGGGGTGTACGTGGAGATCGTGCTGGAGCGCATCTCCGGCAATCGCGGCTTGATCGAGGCCTTGAACAAGGCGTTCGGCGGGGCGTAG